The genomic DNA TGCCGCCCGCGTTGTCCGCGATCGGGCCGTACGCATCGGTCGCCAGTGTGATACCCAGCGTCGAGAGCATGCCGACGGCCGCAATGCCGACGCCGTACAGACCCATCAGGAAGTTCTCGCCGCCGCCCGCGAAGGTAAACGCAGCGATGATCGCGATCGCGACCGTCAGCAGCGATGCCCATGTGGACTTCATCCCCTCCGCAATGCCCGCGATGATCACCGTCGCCGGGCCCGTCAGCGCCTGGAAGGCGATGCGCCTGGTCGGCGGGTGCTCGTAGCTCGTGTAATACTCGGTCGCGTACGCGATCACCAGACCAGCGAGAAGTCCCGACAGAATCGAGAGCCCAAGCCCCCACCACGTCGTCACGCCGTTCAGCGAAGCAACGTTGTTGAACAGGAAGTACAGCAGACCGAACGCCGCGACAAGGATCAGCCCCGAAGCGACGTACACGCCCTTGTGCAACCCCTTGAGCAGCTGCGCGAAGGTCGCGTTCTCCGACGCCTTCACCGTGAAGACGCCGAGGATCGAGCACAGAATGCCCAGACCGGCCAGAGCCATCGGAGCCGCGGCAAGCCGCAACGCCAGCGAGTTGGTCTGATCGCCAGTGAGATTACCGATCGTGAACGCCGCGGCCGCACCCAGCGCCGCCGTCGCCAGAATCGATCCGTAATACGACTCATACAGGTCCGCGCCCATGCCCGCGACGTCGCCGACGTTGTCGCCGACATTGTCCGCGATCGTCGCCGGATTGCGAGGATCGTCCTCAGGAATGCCCGCCTCGACCTTGCCGACAAGATCCGCCCCGACGTCCGCCGCCTTCGTGTAGATGCCGCCGCCCACACGCGCGAAGAGTGCCTGCGTCGAAGCACCCATGCCGAACGAGAGCATCACGGTCGTCAGTTCACGCAGCGATCCGCCCATGCCTGTCGCATTGAAGACGATGAACCAGACCGAAATATCCAGAAGCGCAAAGCCCACCACCACGAGGCCCATCACCGCGCCCGACCTGAACGCGACCGTCAAGCCGTCGTTCAACGACTGCTTCGCGGCAAACGCCGTGCGTGCCGAGGCGTTCGTCGCCATCCGCATGCCGAACCACCCGCACAACCCCGAGAGCAGACCCGCGATCGGCACGCCGATCACACTCCAGGAACTCTGGAGGTTCAGCAGAGCCATCACCGCCAGGAACGCCACAAGCAGCACGAACACGCCCGCGACAACCTTGTACTGACGCGCAAGGTACGCCATCGCGCCCTTCCGCACCGCGTCAGCGATCCTGACCATCTCCGGCTCGCCCTCGGACTTCTTCATCACCGAAGTCGCAAAGACCCGGGCCATCACCAGCGCAACAACCGCGCCGAGCGGCGCGAGCCAGAAAACCCGGGGAATCGCGCTGAGATCCGCAAGAGTGAAGAGTGACAACTGCTGCATCGGATTCGCTCCTGAGCTGTGCGCCGAACCCGTCGGCGACCGAGAGGGACGATCATCCTGCGGCGATGGCCCAACGACCAGCCGCGACACGATCTGCTTTCAGACTGGATCCGGCACCCTGACAGTCTCTTCGGCAAGACCAGGGAGAGCATCGCAAGAAACAACGCCCACGCCGCACCCGATTCATTCAACATCCACGAGGCACACCGTCACGGCATGCCGGCAAATCAAACGCGCTCATGGACGCGGCGTGCGGGGCGCACGCGTCGCGACCGCCAAGCCAGCCAGAGCGCGATTCGACGTCTTCCGCATCCTGCGACGGCGACGCTCGGAGGGCTTCTCGTAAAACTCCTTCCGCTTGATGTCCTTGGTCAAGCCCTCTTTCTCGCAGAGCTTCTTGAAGCGCCGCATCATCTGCTCGACCGACTCGCCGCCACGTGACTTGATCCGAATCGCCATGAATGCCCCAATCGCCCGTTGCTGAGCGGGAACTGTGTACAGAGAGCCGCGGGCCGACACCATCGCCGCCCCGTGCCGGACGCCCGGCAGGTAGAGGGGGAATAGAAGCCCCCTCACGGCAGGGTATCAAGTCCCGATCGATCCAAACGGACTCCGATCGACGTTCGACGCCATCCTATTGTACATCCCAAACTTCCGCCCCCAGAGGGCCCGACCCATGCTGCTGATCGACACATACAACGTCCTCTGGCTTGGCGCTGCGCTCGATCCGCGCGGCCCGGAACTCACCCCGGTCGGACTCTTGCGCGCAATCGCACACAGCCGATACCGCAGACACCCGGTTCGGATGGTCTGCGATGGACACCCAGCCACGGGCGAGGGAATCCCCGCAAAGTCCTACGGAGAAACCGCGTTGTCCGTGCGCCTCGGACCGGCCGAGGTCATCTACTCCGGCAGAAGCGGCTCCGCAGATGATGTCATCGAGCGGATCATCGAAGCACACACCGCCCCGAGAGATCTGGTCGTCGTCAGCTCCGACCGACGCATCAAGCGCGCCGCCACTCGCAAACGCTCACGCTCCATCGCAAGCGACGTCTTCCTTGCTCAGGTCATGGCCGACCGCACCCGCGCGCCCATGCCCGCGATCCCCGCCTTCGTCCAAGAGATCCCCCTCTCTTCGAGCGCAGTCGATCTCTGGAGAATCGAGTTCGGCCTGCCAAGAGAATCCGACGCCTCGCTGCTCGAGAGTCTCACGCCCAATCACCCTCACACATCGCTCCCGACGCCCCCCACCGCTCCCGTCACACCCCCGCCCACTCCCGAGCGGCCACGCAAACCCTCGAAATCCAGCCGGAACTCGCACCCGCAGCATCGCTCGCCATCCGAGATCGATCGAGAACTCATCCAACTCGCCGAAGAGTGGGGTCTCACGCTGGATCTTGACGATCTTGACACCGGAAGGTGGCTCGGACAGTGAAAAAGCAAGCCGCACACCACCCGAGTCCGTCCCGCTCGCGCCAACTGCGCCGTTCCGTGATGCACTGCGCGATCATCGCGCTGCTTGTCGCCGCCGGATGCAACTCAGCAGAAGTGCAGACCCAGGGCTCCCGACAGACCGAGGCGTCCTACTCCGTTCGCTCGCTCACCGCCGCGCTCCCCGAGTGGGTCACGCCCCAGGCAGTCGCCGCCGCCGCCGAACAGACCTTCCGCGATCGCGGGTACACCGTCTCATCAGCAGTCGCGACCACAGACAGCGTCCGGGTCGTCGCGCGCGAGCCCAACACAGGCACACTCAGAAAGCACATCGTGAAGGCGACATGGAACCGCGCCGGCTCGAGCGTCTCCGTCACCACAACCCCGCTCGGAGATCAAGTCCGCTCCCGCGCGATCCTCGACGGTGTCCTCTCCCGTCTCGGTCTCTGACCGCCGAAGAAGCCACGACGCCAGCTCGCGCCACCGATCCGCTTCCCGCGCGAGACCGGCAAACGCTCAGCACCCGCACCCATCGAATCCACCATAGGCGATGCCTCACGATCGAGCGCCCCCCACGTCAGGAGCAAATCCGATGCCCGCACACGCTTCGATCACCTCCGCACACTCGTTGCAGGTGCGTCTGCTCCGCACCGATCGCTGGCGCGGCGGGATCCTCCTCTTCTGCTACGCCTGCATAGGCCTCGTCCTCGCGCTCAGAAGACTGCTCGACGGACCATCGAATCACCTCCTCTTCGTCTGGGGTGTCAGCGTCATCACAGCCGCGATCGCTATACAGATCGCCGGGATCATGGACTCAACCCGCCGACTCCGATACGGCAAATCGCTCCCGGAATGGAGGCCCGCCCTCGGAACGCTCTCCGACCTCATCGCGCCGTTCCTCTTCCTCCGCATCCTCCAGGAACACGGCACACACGGGCCGGTCGCCGCGCTCTCCGCCCCGGCAATCCTCATCGTGCCGCTCGTCATCATGCTCTCCGTCATGCGCCTGCGCCCGGCGAACTCCATCGCCTACGGCATCGTCGCCGCCGTCGCACACGCAGCCCTCGCGTGGCACGCCGGACGTGTCGCCGGGCTACCCATCGAAGCCATGCACTCGCTCTACAGCTACGCGATCCTGCTCATGCTCACAGGCATAGCCGCCGGCGCACTCGCCTCATTCTCACGCCGAGCGATCGAAGAAGCCGTCCGCGAGGCCGAGGCCGCCGAAAGGTCCGGCCTCGCCCTCGCAGCAGTCGAGCGAGAACTCGACATCGCGCGCGAGATCCAGCAGGGACTGCTTCCCTCAGAGCCCCCAAGCACGCCCGGCT from Phycisphaeraceae bacterium includes the following:
- a CDS encoding NYN domain-containing protein translates to MLLIDTYNVLWLGAALDPRGPELTPVGLLRAIAHSRYRRHPVRMVCDGHPATGEGIPAKSYGETALSVRLGPAEVIYSGRSGSADDVIERIIEAHTAPRDLVVVSSDRRIKRAATRKRSRSIASDVFLAQVMADRTRAPMPAIPAFVQEIPLSSSAVDLWRIEFGLPRESDASLLESLTPNHPHTSLPTPPTAPVTPPPTPERPRKPSKSSRNSHPQHRSPSEIDRELIQLAEEWGLTLDLDDLDTGRWLGQ
- a CDS encoding sodium-translocating pyrophosphatase: MQQLSLFTLADLSAIPRVFWLAPLGAVVALVMARVFATSVMKKSEGEPEMVRIADAVRKGAMAYLARQYKVVAGVFVLLVAFLAVMALLNLQSSWSVIGVPIAGLLSGLCGWFGMRMATNASARTAFAAKQSLNDGLTVAFRSGAVMGLVVVGFALLDISVWFIVFNATGMGGSLRELTTVMLSFGMGASTQALFARVGGGIYTKAADVGADLVGKVEAGIPEDDPRNPATIADNVGDNVGDVAGMGADLYESYYGSILATAALGAAAAFTIGNLTGDQTNSLALRLAAAPMALAGLGILCSILGVFTVKASENATFAQLLKGLHKGVYVASGLILVAAFGLLYFLFNNVASLNGVTTWWGLGLSILSGLLAGLVIAYATEYYTSYEHPPTRRIAFQALTGPATVIIAGIAEGMKSTWASLLTVAIAIIAAFTFAGGGENFLMGLYGVGIAAVGMLSTLGITLATDAYGPIADNAGGNAEMSSQPPHVRERTDMLDSLGNTTAATGKGFAIGSAALTALALFAAFIQVVQVQITTQSESFVRKGGFSAPASGAYAVYEGYGRFAIVLPGEGRDKKGGVVDYVDGGMFLPIGQSTEILDHLSVGQVFTQVHAEGEEHHGHVAIEEAAHLKAASQFTIHATFDHGSHGHDEKFVLASSRNGTLADVLAFYDVSLANPRLLAGMFIGVLLAFLFCALTMNAVGRAAYAMMGECRRQFAKMRQAMRAKGMSEEDVANPDNWPREGVDLDGQHYPDYANCVAISTAGAQKEMVVPSILAIIVPILVGLTLSVPGIMGLLAGGLVSGFAVAVFMANAGGAWDNAKKLLESFGKTTAQQMVDGTGNSSKVPAEVRESIMARAQEFVASGQGSRLVYGKGSDDHKATVVGDTVGDPFKDTSGPALNILIKLISIVSVVFAGLVVKFGPVVGAAIGLN
- a CDS encoding serine/threonine-protein phosphatase — encoded protein: MPAHASITSAHSLQVRLLRTDRWRGGILLFCYACIGLVLALRRLLDGPSNHLLFVWGVSVITAAIAIQIAGIMDSTRRLRYGKSLPEWRPALGTLSDLIAPFLFLRILQEHGTHGPVAALSAPAILIVPLVIMLSVMRLRPANSIAYGIVAAVAHAALAWHAGRVAGLPIEAMHSLYSYAILLMLTGIAAGALASFSRRAIEEAVREAEAAERSGLALAAVERELDIAREIQQGLLPSEPPSTPGFDIAGMGRPATQAGGDYYDWQPMPDGRIIVSIADVTGHGIGPALVMAVCRAYARAMIGQVRSSSELLDRLNQLIVADVRGARFITMAVAIISPDGDVELLSAGHGPTLHHSAATGTLSRFDGDGLPLGIDESERYGSPRRFRLEPGDSLVMLTDGFIERANPRRELFGFERLSHSITRHAALSASAMIDAIDKETSDFAQSEPQGDDMTAVIIKRR
- the rpsU gene encoding 30S ribosomal protein S21; protein product: MAIRIKSRGGESVEQMMRRFKKLCEKEGLTKDIKRKEFYEKPSERRRRRMRKTSNRALAGLAVATRAPRTPRP